The sequence AGAACACTGACGACATCAATCATAAGCTCAAGCAATCGCCTTACTTCAGCCTCCCGTGAGCCTGGCATTATCACCAAAAACTTTCCCCGATGCCCTATCGCTTCGCGAAACTCCCCCTCATCACATTCAGGTTTCACGACATCGTAAAGCGGATGCCCCACATAGGAGACTTCAACTCCATGCGCAGCGTAAAACTCGGGCTCAAAAGGCAATATGCATATCATCCGATCCACATAGCGTTTGATTCTTTTAACCCTTCCCTCGCCCCACGCCCAGACTTGAGGAGAGATGTAATAAATTACTTTGGCGCCAAGTTTGTGAAGTTTGCTGGCAAGCCTTAGGTTAAACCCGGGAAAGTCCACAAGTATTGCACCGTCACTCTCTCGCCTTTTGAACTCAGAAACGATTTCGGAAAGGATTTTTTTGTAAAAAAAGAACTTCTTTGCCACATCTGAAATTCCCATCGCAGCCATATCCGCTATATCAACCACTACATCCATCCCACAGGCTCTTAGCCTATCGCCCCCGATGCCCCAAAATTCTGCCGATGGCTCGACCTTTTTTATTTCCTCCAATAAAAGCGATGCCTGAAAATCCCCGGATTGCTCTCCTGTAACGACGAGCAGGTTCACCAACTCACCTCCGTGGTCCATCCAGCACGAACGGAAATTGTGTCATCAAAAACCTCGGTGAATTCCCCCAAAACGAAGGGTCTATACTTCCCCGCGGTTACCCTGCCATTGCCGTCCTCGTCGCGGAATCTTATCAAAATATAACGCCCTTTGACCACAACACCTGAAAAACTCCCATCATTGCTACGATTAAGCCGATAAATCCTCTTGTTCTCGACATTTTTCGCGAAAATCAATCTTTTATAAGTATCAGATGGGCATTTGACCCGTATTTCCCCAAACAATCTCTGAGCATAAACGAATTCAACTGAGTCGGATGTGCAGTTTCCGTAGTCATCGCACAAAGAATCGAGGTGCAAAATGAACCTTTCCCCCACTCTCATGTCGGGACTAAAGATGAAGCGAATAGCATTTGGTGAAATTTTCTCTGCCCTTACGGAACCGGGCAAACCGCTGATTTTCACTACAGTTGGTTCGTCAAAAACAATCGTAAAATCGGGTTCGACAATGCCAACGGTTTTCTTTTTCGGCGATACAATCCGCGGCGGAAGAGTGTCTGGTGGCATCGTATCAGTTACTTCCCGAGAAAGTGAGTCGCAATTGCCGAATTTATCACAAAATTTGGCGCTAATCATAAATTTCTGTGGCAAGCTGTCGAAACGCGCAAAAACTAAGGACGAATCAGTAATTGCCCATAAATCACTCGGCTTGATTCCATTGGCCGCAAGCGAAAACGCTTTCAAATCCAAACATTCCGAAAATCTTAGCGCAAAAGTGTAACAGTCCGCTAAATCAACGCTACGGATAGACGGCGGAGTGGTGTCGAATCTGGCTACCATCACTGCAATTCTCTCCATATCCGGGACGATTGGGCCTATTGCTCCGAACGACA comes from bacterium and encodes:
- a CDS encoding Ig-like domain-containing protein, whose protein sequence is MLYLRNILVLIVLVALVLVGCAKIAKPPGGPIDKKPPKVIETYPNDLAVNVPLDSIIVIRFDERIKPDPKAIRIFPTPKGMKVKFKRKSILIYHSGLKANTTYIVHIMPDLSDLHGNKIGRTITFAFSTGETIEKGIISGFVFDEKLNPVSGALVYALSDSLSTIMFTVSGTHGEFKIGYLPRDSVIIVAKVIGKDSALVSFGAIGPIVPDMERIAVMVARFDTTPPSIRSVDLADCYTFALRFSECLDLKAFSLAANGIKPSDLWAITDSSLVFARFDSLPQKFMISAKFCDKFGNCDSLSREVTDTMPPDTLPPRIVSPKKKTVGIVEPDFTIVFDEPTVVKISGLPGSVRAEKISPNAIRFIFSPDMRVGERFILHLDSLCDDYGNCTSDSVEFVYAQRLFGEIRVKCPSDTYKRLIFAKNVENKRIYRLNRSNDGSFSGVVVKGRYILIRFRDEDGNGRVTAGKYRPFVLGEFTEVFDDTISVRAGWTTEVSW
- the lpxB gene encoding lipid-A-disaccharide synthase, giving the protein MDHGGELVNLLVVTGEQSGDFQASLLLEEIKKVEPSAEFWGIGGDRLRACGMDVVVDIADMAAMGISDVAKKFFFYKKILSEIVSEFKRRESDGAILVDFPGFNLRLASKLHKLGAKVIYYISPQVWAWGEGRVKRIKRYVDRMICILPFEPEFYAAHGVEVSYVGHPLYDVVKPECDEGEFREAIGHRGKFLVIMPGSREAEVRRLLELMIDVVSVLRLKHKELIGVIPVARNVKGLFEKISLPDFVVTVDGLTYSAMAYADAGLIASGTAVLEAMLLGLPAVVVYRVDPLSWYLGRLLIKTRYFAIANIIAGEEVLPEFIQRIPRWKVIKAVDELLSDREKNMRLRKKLLSLRDLLGPKGAAGRAAKIVVELFQ